One region of Dysidea avara chromosome 1, odDysAvar1.4, whole genome shotgun sequence genomic DNA includes:
- the LOC136248604 gene encoding uncharacterized protein isoform X1 — MIVMDHNCTSLLACYSSGEVARSSGQFLQWQPSKTALDDLWPMMSGHSSSAINELLPLKNLVATMCGLFGLFSRSCSTSSSNYLQLVGITDLVSVLGDSSCC; from the exons atgatagttatggaccacaactgtacatctcTGCTGGCCTGTTACAGTAGCGGTGAAGTGGCGCGGtcaagtggacaattccttcaatggcagccatcaaaaacagctctagatga cttatggccgATGatgagtggacacagttcatcagccatcaacg agctgcttccgttaaagaatctggtagcgaccaTGTGTGGACTTTTTGgtcttttttcacggagttgttcaacgtcatcttctaattacttacagct ggtaggaattacagacttggtctcagttctaggagattcttcatgttgctaa
- the LOC136248604 gene encoding uncharacterized protein isoform X2: MIVMDHNCTSLLACYSSGEVARSSGQFLQWQPSKTALDDLWPMMSGHSSSAINEVQFLVEPLGSTGCQCTTSAVLVSFNGSCFR, encoded by the exons atgatagttatggaccacaactgtacatctcTGCTGGCCTGTTACAGTAGCGGTGAAGTGGCGCGGtcaagtggacaattccttcaatggcagccatcaaaaacagctctagatga cttatggccgATGatgagtggacacagttcatcagccatcaacg aggtacagtttcttgtcgaacctcttggttctacaggctgtcagtgtacaacatctgcagtgttagtttccttcaatggcagctgcttccgttaa